One window of Desulfarculus baarsii DSM 2075 genomic DNA carries:
- the rlmN gene encoding 23S rRNA (adenine(2503)-C(2))-methyltransferase RlmN, which translates to MSDMAQKPDLRDLTAEQLARLLADLGEKPFRARQVSQWLHGHGVDDIADMTSLSKALRAKLSAVGRLTAMGPAKVLQSADGTRKLLFLLEDGQAIESVLMPEDGHHTLCVSTQVGCRQGCRFCATASLGLRRNLRPAEILGQVLAARRLCDEFRPLTNLVFMGMGEPLDNLDNVIVALGHILGEHGLQMSQRRVTVSTVGLVDRLPLLAAASPCALAISLNAPNEHIRRQIMPVTKRFGLEALRRAIVDYPLKPTRRVTLEYVLLGGVNDRPEHARELARWAKGLPVKVNLIAFNPHQAGPFQAPEAAAVEEFQNVLIEGHVTALLRRSRGQDIAAACGQLVAGQSADGAPGQPLTGPQASA; encoded by the coding sequence ATGAGCGACATGGCCCAAAAGCCCGATCTGCGCGACCTGACGGCCGAGCAGTTGGCCCGCCTGCTGGCCGATCTTGGCGAAAAGCCTTTCCGCGCCCGCCAGGTGTCGCAGTGGCTCCATGGTCACGGCGTCGATGATATAGCCGATATGACTAGTCTTTCCAAGGCCTTGCGCGCCAAGCTCTCCGCCGTGGGCCGGCTGACGGCCATGGGCCCGGCCAAGGTGCTGCAATCGGCCGACGGCACGCGCAAGCTGTTGTTTTTGCTGGAGGACGGCCAAGCCATCGAGAGCGTGCTCATGCCCGAGGACGGCCATCACACTCTCTGCGTCTCGACCCAGGTCGGCTGTCGCCAGGGCTGTCGTTTCTGCGCCACCGCCAGCCTGGGCCTGCGGCGCAACCTGCGTCCGGCCGAGATTCTGGGCCAGGTGCTGGCCGCGCGCCGCCTGTGCGACGAGTTTCGCCCGTTGACCAACCTGGTCTTCATGGGCATGGGCGAACCCCTGGACAATCTGGACAACGTCATCGTGGCCCTGGGGCACATCCTGGGCGAGCATGGCCTGCAAATGAGCCAGCGCCGCGTCACCGTCAGCACCGTGGGCCTGGTCGATCGCCTGCCGCTGTTGGCCGCGGCCTCGCCCTGCGCCCTGGCCATCAGCCTCAACGCGCCCAACGAGCACATCCGTCGCCAGATCATGCCCGTCACCAAGCGTTTCGGCCTGGAGGCCCTGCGCCGGGCCATCGTCGATTATCCGCTCAAGCCCACCCGCCGCGTCACCCTGGAATACGTTTTGCTGGGCGGCGTCAACGACCGGCCCGAGCACGCCAGGGAACTGGCCCGCTGGGCCAAGGGCCTGCCGGTCAAGGTCAACCTGATCGCCTTCAACCCCCACCAGGCCGGGCCGTTTCAGGCCCCCGAGGCGGCGGCGGTGGAGGAGTTTCAGAACGTGCTCATCGAGGGCCATGTCACGGCCCTTTTGCGCCGCTCGCGGGGCCAGGACATCGCCGCGGCCTGTGGCCAGTTGGTGGCCGGTCAGTCGGCCGACGGCGCGCCGGGCCAGCCCTTGACCGGCCCGCAGGCCAGCGCGTAG
- a CDS encoding SagB/ThcOx family dehydrogenase — MSSYHDETAYDPAGMEGHVLDWANQPSPFKFYKKIAPLPMPEPRPTTAGFWEAALAWPPPAAGPALADSADLAGLLQLAAGLTKRSGPQGLRAWASAGALHPCELYLAACDVDGAPQGLCHFDPASGGLHLLWPGRLATHIGRALAGPPARLGFFISAIHWRSLWKYRQRAYRYCLLDAGHLLANLELACAAHGLAPRTILGFPDTAAGVMAGVADRDEAIMAIVQAGPPPADPGPEQPGLPPLDLAAKPLGAVIGRDRRVLAAHAHGELFVAQPEPDWPEPEPGEHDQPLPPPTPPGEPSLWAVVHARRSRRNFVHAGLERRALATLLAAALPARGPMTARLLLAPGRDLAMGVYDYLPDRRALRPVVPGVDSRAALAQACLGQGWIGRAALTLCLWADLEKLERDFGPRAYRRAMIAAGRAGQRLYLAATALGLGCCGVGAFYDERAARAAALPPGGRLLYALACGPVKGWPGAPSAD, encoded by the coding sequence ATGAGCAGCTATCACGACGAAACGGCCTACGACCCCGCCGGCATGGAGGGCCATGTCCTCGATTGGGCCAACCAACCCAGCCCGTTCAAATTCTACAAGAAAATCGCCCCGCTGCCCATGCCCGAGCCCCGACCGACCACGGCGGGCTTTTGGGAGGCCGCCCTGGCCTGGCCGCCGCCGGCCGCCGGCCCGGCCCTGGCCGACAGCGCCGATCTGGCCGGCCTGCTGCAACTGGCCGCCGGGCTGACCAAACGCTCCGGGCCCCAGGGCCTGCGCGCCTGGGCCAGCGCCGGGGCGCTGCACCCGTGCGAGCTATACCTGGCCGCCTGCGACGTGGACGGCGCGCCCCAGGGCCTGTGCCATTTCGATCCGGCCTCGGGCGGGCTGCATTTGCTGTGGCCGGGCCGGCTGGCCACGCACATCGGCCGCGCGCTGGCCGGGCCGCCGGCGCGGCTGGGCTTTTTCATCAGCGCCATCCATTGGCGAAGCCTGTGGAAATATCGCCAGCGGGCCTATCGCTACTGCCTGCTCGACGCCGGCCACCTGTTGGCCAACCTGGAGCTGGCCTGCGCCGCCCACGGCCTGGCCCCGCGCACGATCCTGGGCTTTCCCGACACCGCCGCCGGCGTCATGGCCGGCGTGGCCGACCGCGACGAGGCGATCATGGCCATCGTCCAGGCCGGGCCGCCGCCGGCCGACCCCGGACCGGAACAGCCAGGCCTGCCACCCCTGGACCTGGCGGCCAAGCCCCTGGGCGCGGTCATCGGCCGCGACCGCCGCGTGCTGGCCGCCCACGCCCACGGCGAGCTGTTCGTGGCCCAGCCCGAGCCGGACTGGCCCGAGCCCGAGCCCGGCGAGCACGATCAACCCCTGCCGCCGCCCACGCCGCCCGGCGAACCAAGCCTGTGGGCGGTTGTCCACGCCCGGCGCTCGCGGCGCAACTTTGTGCACGCCGGCCTGGAGCGGCGCGCCCTGGCCACGTTGCTGGCCGCGGCCCTACCCGCGCGGGGGCCAATGACCGCCCGCCTGCTTTTGGCCCCCGGTCGCGACCTGGCCATGGGCGTCTACGACTATCTGCCCGACAGGCGCGCCCTGCGGCCGGTGGTCCCGGGCGTCGATAGCCGCGCGGCCCTGGCCCAGGCCTGCCTTGGCCAGGGCTGGATCGGCCGGGCGGCCCTGACGCTGTGCCTGTGGGCCGATCTGGAAAAACTCGAGCGCGACTTTGGGCCACGAGCCTATCGCCGGGCGATGATCGCCGCCGGTCGGGCCGGCCAGAGGCTCTATCTGGCGGCCACGGCCCTGGGTCTGGGTTGCTGCGGGGTCGGGGCTTTTTATGACGAGCGGGCGGCCAGGGCGGCCGCCTTGCCGCCGGGCGGTCGGCTGCTCTACGCGCTGGCCTGCGGGCCGGTCAAGGGCTGGCCCGGCGCGCCGTCGGCCGACTGA
- a CDS encoding DUF3536 domain-containing protein: MAKHVCVHGHFYQPFRENPWLEVVEVQDSAAPFHDWNERVAAECYAPNSAARIMGAEGKITDIVNNYQFMSFNFGATLMGWLRAQAPAVHEALIEADQAAIARWGHGGAMAQVYHHLIMPLCNDRDKQTQILWGLADFAHRFGRPAAGMWLAETAVDTPTLELMAQAGVKFTVLAPRQAAMIRPGPDAAWHEIGADGLNTRRPYIVRLRGGRSIVVFFYDGPVSQAVAFENLLQDGARFAQRIMGAFVEGEGGDQLVSLATDGESYGHHHRFGEMALAFALQRIDHDPTVKLTNFAAYLAANPPTWEARIVEASSWSCAHGVERWRADCGCNTGGNPGWNQKWRGPLRQGLNVLRDQLADLFEQKADGLLHDPWAARDDYVRLLLDNSAAGRKRFLENHAKILLDQQGRATVWQLLEMQRWAMAMFTSCGWFFDDISGLEPVQNLRMAARAIQLARELGAAGLERSLVATLSRAQSNRPNKGSGADIWRARVAPELVGLERVAAHAAISGVMEEEPPPPRLYCYQLADLGHRHIDHLGASLSWGALRARHVRIGRDHELIYAALHRGGHEFAAWVRPRPTDWDIDEIGAAAEDLLRSLELERVEAVLARLVGGQRFDLSDLFLEGRRSLAEEMARRLTTRNFEVAKSIYDESKEQMLMLKSINVPLPPLFNALAEAMIGEELVQGMDLPPGRDLAGHLGALARQAKALSLKPNGGRLERALAKRLAACLAELLESPAAVGPLERALTLLDLAQALELRPDLWEAQNHYFELIGSLAGPPSDGLAKLARRLNIAIAARP, from the coding sequence ATGGCGAAGCACGTTTGCGTTCACGGCCATTTCTACCAGCCGTTCCGCGAAAACCCCTGGCTGGAAGTCGTCGAGGTGCAAGACAGCGCCGCGCCTTTTCACGATTGGAACGAGCGGGTGGCCGCCGAATGCTACGCGCCCAACTCGGCGGCGCGCATCATGGGCGCCGAGGGCAAGATCACCGACATCGTCAACAACTATCAGTTCATGTCGTTCAACTTCGGGGCCACGCTGATGGGCTGGCTGCGGGCCCAGGCCCCGGCCGTGCATGAGGCGCTCATCGAGGCCGACCAGGCGGCCATCGCCCGCTGGGGCCACGGCGGGGCCATGGCCCAGGTCTACCATCATCTTATAATGCCCCTGTGCAACGACCGCGACAAGCAGACGCAGATTCTCTGGGGCCTGGCCGATTTCGCCCACCGTTTCGGCCGGCCGGCGGCGGGCATGTGGTTGGCCGAGACCGCCGTGGACACACCCACCCTGGAGCTGATGGCCCAGGCCGGGGTCAAGTTCACCGTGCTGGCCCCGCGCCAGGCGGCGATGATCCGGCCCGGCCCCGACGCGGCCTGGCACGAAATCGGCGCCGACGGGCTGAACACGCGGCGGCCTTACATCGTGCGGCTGCGCGGCGGCCGTTCGATCGTGGTGTTTTTCTACGACGGCCCGGTCAGCCAGGCGGTGGCCTTTGAAAACCTTTTGCAGGACGGCGCGCGTTTCGCCCAGCGCATCATGGGCGCTTTCGTCGAGGGCGAAGGTGGCGACCAACTGGTCAGCCTGGCCACCGACGGCGAATCCTACGGCCATCATCACCGCTTTGGCGAGATGGCCCTGGCCTTTGCCCTGCAACGCATCGACCACGACCCCACGGTCAAGCTGACCAACTTCGCCGCCTACCTGGCCGCCAACCCGCCGACCTGGGAGGCGCGCATCGTCGAGGCCAGCTCGTGGTCGTGCGCCCACGGCGTGGAGCGCTGGCGGGCCGACTGTGGCTGCAACACCGGCGGCAACCCGGGCTGGAATCAAAAATGGCGCGGGCCCCTGCGCCAGGGCCTTAATGTCCTGCGCGATCAACTGGCCGATCTTTTTGAGCAAAAGGCCGATGGGCTCCTGCACGACCCCTGGGCCGCCCGCGATGATTATGTCCGGTTGTTGTTGGACAATTCGGCCGCGGGGCGCAAGCGTTTTCTGGAAAACCACGCCAAGATTTTGCTGGACCAGCAAGGGCGGGCCACCGTCTGGCAATTGCTGGAGATGCAGCGCTGGGCCATGGCCATGTTCACCTCGTGCGGCTGGTTTTTCGACGACATCAGCGGCCTGGAGCCGGTGCAGAACCTGCGCATGGCCGCCCGGGCCATCCAACTGGCCCGCGAACTGGGCGCGGCCGGCCTGGAGCGCTCGCTGGTGGCCACGTTGTCGCGGGCCCAGTCCAACCGGCCCAACAAGGGCAGCGGGGCCGACATCTGGCGGGCCAGGGTCGCCCCGGAGCTGGTGGGCCTGGAGCGCGTGGCCGCCCACGCGGCCATCAGCGGCGTGATGGAGGAAGAACCGCCGCCGCCCCGGCTCTATTGTTATCAACTGGCCGACCTGGGCCACCGCCACATCGATCACCTGGGGGCCAGCCTGTCGTGGGGGGCCTTGCGCGCCCGCCACGTGCGCATCGGCCGCGATCACGAGCTGATCTACGCCGCCCTGCACCGCGGCGGTCACGAGTTCGCCGCCTGGGTGCGGCCCCGCCCGACCGATTGGGACATCGACGAGATCGGCGCGGCGGCCGAGGATCTGCTGCGCTCGCTGGAGCTGGAGCGGGTCGAGGCCGTGCTTGCGCGGCTGGTGGGCGGCCAGCGCTTCGACCTCAGCGACCTGTTCCTGGAGGGCCGGCGTTCGCTGGCCGAGGAGATGGCCCGCCGCCTGACCACCCGCAACTTCGAGGTGGCCAAGAGCATCTACGACGAGAGCAAGGAGCAGATGCTGATGCTAAAGAGCATCAACGTGCCCTTGCCGCCGCTGTTCAACGCCCTGGCCGAGGCCATGATCGGCGAGGAACTGGTCCAGGGCATGGACCTGCCGCCGGGCCGCGACCTGGCCGGCCACCTGGGCGCGCTGGCCCGCCAGGCCAAGGCCCTGAGCCTCAAGCCCAACGGCGGCCGCCTGGAGCGGGCCCTGGCCAAACGCTTGGCCGCCTGCCTGGCCGAACTGTTGGAGTCGCCCGCCGCGGTGGGGCCGCTGGAGCGGGCGCTGACCCTGCTGGACCTGGCCCAGGCCCTGGAGCTGCGTCCCGATCTGTGGGAGGCCCAGAACCACTATTTCGAGCTGATCGGCTCGCTGGCCGGGCCGCCCAGCGATGGCCTGGCCAAACTGGCCCGTCGCCTCAACATCGCCATCGCGGCCCGCCCCTAG
- a CDS encoding alpha-amylase/4-alpha-glucanotransferase domain-containing protein produces MDKISLIMVLHGHQPVGNYDKVFALATRVCYRPVVELLGQYPDFHFGLHFSGPLLGWLEQNDPELLDLLAAMVDRGQVEMLSGGYYEPLLSSIPARDALGQLAMMTDYLQRRFGQRPQGFWLAERVWEPGLPAKLAPAGLGYTLVDDTHLYYAGLPPRAMFGHSLTEREGHLLALLPTNKELRYTIPFQEPQATLDFMRRALDEHGPTCATYGDDCEKFGLWPRTQELVFGRGWLRRFVEAVLANGDWLATSRPGQWVAENKPAGRVYLPTASYEEMGEWSLPAEAGQALAQAVEELRAEGRYEAFRRFIRGGVWDNFLVKYRPSNIMHKRMLRISQKVAQSGDPIARDHLYQAQCNCAYWHGMFGGLYLGHLRQAVHQQLIAAEAICDAAQAPGGACDVADLDLDGAPEVALANRHLDLLIHPAYGGSASVLNLRGPACNLADVLTRQPEAYHRHLWEPHDDQGQGQGGDEVKSIHDVVRFKQPDLPQRVVYDWYQRACFQDHLLAPKADWQSYQRPDYGEWGDLIDQPFELVEHGQDGGRTFCLLRRVSAVFAPGGPFPLSVEKRYSLGPGPELRLSYWLRAAADAPAMRLAVELNLTMLAHDDPQRFIELADGRIWSPGQTAQATGVEWLRLVNKPQDYAVTISPGPAAEAWLFPVETVSQSEDGLELTYQGSSLSFLWPVPAGAGLCKFELTLKIA; encoded by the coding sequence GTGGACAAAATCAGCCTGATCATGGTCTTGCACGGCCACCAGCCGGTGGGCAACTACGACAAGGTCTTCGCGTTGGCCACCCGCGTCTGCTACCGGCCGGTGGTGGAGCTGTTGGGCCAATATCCCGATTTTCATTTCGGGCTGCATTTTTCCGGCCCGCTGCTGGGCTGGCTGGAGCAAAACGACCCGGAGTTGCTCGACCTGCTGGCCGCCATGGTCGACCGGGGCCAGGTCGAGATGCTCTCGGGCGGTTATTACGAGCCCCTGCTCAGCTCCATCCCCGCCCGCGACGCCCTGGGCCAGTTGGCCATGATGACCGACTATCTGCAACGGCGTTTCGGCCAGCGGCCCCAAGGCTTCTGGCTGGCCGAGCGCGTCTGGGAGCCGGGCCTGCCGGCCAAGCTGGCCCCGGCCGGGCTGGGCTACACCCTGGTCGACGACACGCACCTCTACTACGCCGGCCTGCCGCCCCGGGCCATGTTCGGCCACAGCCTCACCGAGCGCGAGGGCCATTTGCTGGCGCTGCTGCCGACCAACAAAGAGCTGCGCTACACCATCCCCTTTCAGGAGCCCCAGGCCACGCTGGACTTCATGCGCCGCGCCCTGGACGAGCATGGCCCCACCTGCGCCACCTATGGCGACGATTGCGAGAAATTCGGCCTCTGGCCGCGCACCCAGGAGTTGGTCTTCGGCCGGGGCTGGCTGCGGCGCTTTGTCGAGGCGGTCCTGGCCAACGGCGACTGGCTGGCCACCAGCCGGCCCGGCCAGTGGGTGGCCGAAAACAAGCCGGCCGGCCGGGTGTACCTGCCCACGGCCTCCTACGAGGAGATGGGCGAATGGTCGCTGCCCGCCGAGGCCGGCCAGGCCCTGGCCCAGGCCGTGGAGGAACTGCGCGCCGAGGGCCGTTACGAAGCCTTTCGCCGCTTCATTCGCGGCGGCGTGTGGGATAATTTCCTGGTCAAGTATCGGCCCAGCAACATCATGCACAAACGCATGCTGCGCATCAGCCAGAAGGTGGCCCAGTCCGGCGACCCCATCGCCCGCGACCACCTCTACCAGGCCCAGTGCAACTGCGCCTATTGGCACGGCATGTTCGGCGGGCTTTACCTGGGCCACCTGCGCCAGGCCGTGCACCAGCAGCTTATCGCCGCCGAGGCCATCTGCGATGCGGCCCAGGCCCCGGGGGGCGCTTGTGACGTGGCCGACCTCGACCTGGACGGCGCGCCCGAGGTGGCCCTGGCCAATCGGCACCTCGACCTGTTGATCCACCCGGCCTACGGCGGCTCGGCCAGCGTGCTGAACCTGCGCGGCCCGGCCTGCAACCTGGCCGACGTGCTCACCCGCCAGCCCGAGGCCTACCACCGCCACCTGTGGGAGCCCCACGACGATCAAGGCCAGGGCCAGGGCGGCGACGAAGTCAAGTCCATCCACGACGTGGTGCGCTTCAAACAGCCCGATCTGCCCCAGCGCGTGGTCTACGACTGGTATCAGCGGGCCTGCTTCCAGGATCACCTGCTCGCGCCCAAGGCCGACTGGCAAAGCTATCAGCGGCCCGATTACGGCGAGTGGGGAGACCTGATCGACCAGCCCTTCGAATTGGTCGAGCACGGCCAGGATGGCGGCCGGACCTTTTGCCTGCTGCGCCGCGTCAGCGCGGTGTTCGCCCCCGGCGGGCCTTTCCCGCTGAGCGTGGAAAAGCGTTACAGTCTGGGCCCCGGGCCCGAGCTGCGCCTGAGCTATTGGCTGCGCGCGGCGGCCGACGCGCCGGCCATGCGCCTGGCGGTGGAACTCAACCTGACCATGCTGGCCCACGACGACCCCCAACGCTTCATCGAGCTGGCCGACGGCCGCATCTGGAGCCCCGGCCAGACCGCCCAGGCCACGGGCGTGGAGTGGCTGCGCCTGGTCAACAAGCCCCAGGACTACGCCGTGACCATCAGCCCCGGCCCGGCCGCCGAGGCCTGGCTGTTCCCGGTGGAGACCGTCAGCCAGAGCGAGGACGGCCTGGAGCTGACCTATCAGGGCAGTTCGCTTTCGTTTTTGTGGCCGGTGCCGGCCGGGGCGGGGCTGTGCAAGTTCGAGCTGACGCTGAAAATCGCCTGA
- a CDS encoding GGDEF domain-containing protein, with translation MLYDLIPAARRESGRGLGLGDEAKVFELVMEAAAARRPLGLLLVNIPGFDRFSGIYGTDAAGQIVERLDTILRASAKAQFKENGLIHLGQLGVSQYLLIYAGNGLSQRRMTDRALRLLLDARHRLGQESVRLTGQGLSLEVGCAYLPPEWSESPESDFRRALVKARAVASDLLNQEGLSLLNEFRKLIDEPLVQAVYQPIVDLESGRPLGWEALARGPEGSYFQSPTMMFDFAEEVGSLFRLERACREQAIRGLGGLRPEQKLFVNIHPRTLADPDFRAGQTRKLLRANGLEPANVVFEITERHSIQNFTLFYRTLDHYRSQGFLVAIDDVGTGYSGLSRIANLRPDYIKADMSLVRGIDSNPVQRALLEALVTLADKIGSSVVAEGIETETELTCLAEMGVHYGQGFFLARPANPKPLTDTVIAIRGKRGGEANWKCSIPVRELAEPGPQVHPGAKVRGVKALLDNNPISGVVVVEAGRPVGLVMSHALDRQLGTQYGPALYFDRSVDLLMDRRPLVVDGSQPVEDVAKMAMSRDRFKLYDHIIVTESGRCLGLVSVQKMLDALARVQVEMAKGASPLTGLPGGLTLEREIENHCNGDDPASFIYIDLDHFKAYNDTYGFKSGDAMLRLLAKIAAWAAKRHAGKGHFVGHVGGDDFVVICQPQRAERVCTAVVRCFSRLVKGLYSAEHAAQGYVEAKGRDGRMSRFPLVSVSLGIVDCVGACDLQQIGQRAAETKRWAKSLPGNVWVRDRRRPVSAASPEGQPGVCPPR, from the coding sequence ATGCTCTACGACCTGATCCCCGCCGCCAGGCGTGAAAGTGGGCGCGGCCTCGGGCTCGGTGACGAGGCCAAGGTCTTCGAATTGGTCATGGAGGCCGCCGCCGCGCGACGCCCCCTGGGCCTGCTTTTGGTCAACATCCCCGGTTTCGACCGCTTTTCGGGCATCTACGGAACCGACGCCGCCGGGCAGATCGTCGAGCGCCTCGACACCATCCTGCGCGCCAGCGCCAAGGCCCAGTTCAAGGAAAACGGCCTGATCCATCTGGGCCAGCTTGGGGTCAGCCAATATTTGCTGATTTACGCGGGCAACGGGCTGTCGCAACGGCGCATGACCGACCGGGCCTTACGCCTGTTGTTGGACGCGCGCCACCGGTTGGGCCAGGAGTCGGTGCGCCTGACCGGCCAGGGCCTGAGCCTGGAGGTGGGCTGCGCTTATCTGCCGCCCGAGTGGAGTGAAAGCCCCGAGTCGGATTTTCGCCGCGCCCTGGTCAAGGCCCGGGCCGTGGCCAGCGATCTGCTCAACCAAGAGGGCCTTTCGCTGCTGAACGAGTTTCGCAAGCTCATCGACGAGCCTCTGGTGCAGGCGGTCTATCAACCCATTGTCGACCTGGAAAGCGGCCGTCCCCTGGGCTGGGAGGCCCTGGCCCGCGGCCCCGAGGGCAGTTATTTCCAGTCGCCGACGATGATGTTCGACTTCGCCGAGGAGGTGGGCTCGCTGTTTCGCCTGGAGCGGGCCTGCCGCGAACAGGCCATCCGCGGCCTGGGCGGCCTGCGCCCCGAGCAGAAGCTTTTCGTCAACATCCACCCGCGCACCCTGGCCGACCCCGATTTCCGCGCCGGCCAGACGCGCAAGCTCCTGCGCGCCAACGGCCTGGAGCCGGCCAACGTGGTCTTCGAGATCACCGAGCGCCACTCCATCCAGAACTTCACCCTGTTTTACCGCACCCTCGATCACTACCGCTCGCAGGGTTTTCTGGTGGCCATCGACGACGTGGGCACGGGCTATTCGGGCCTGTCGCGCATCGCCAACCTGCGGCCCGACTACATCAAGGCCGACATGTCGTTGGTGCGGGGCATCGACAGCAACCCCGTCCAGCGGGCGCTGTTGGAGGCGCTGGTCACCCTGGCCGACAAGATCGGCAGTAGCGTGGTGGCCGAGGGCATCGAGACCGAAACCGAACTGACTTGCCTGGCCGAGATGGGCGTGCATTATGGCCAGGGCTTCTTTTTGGCCCGGCCGGCCAACCCCAAGCCGTTGACGGACACGGTCATCGCCATCCGCGGCAAGCGCGGCGGCGAGGCCAATTGGAAGTGCTCGATCCCCGTGCGCGAGCTGGCCGAACCCGGCCCCCAGGTCCATCCCGGGGCCAAGGTGCGCGGCGTCAAGGCCCTGCTGGACAACAACCCCATCAGCGGGGTGGTGGTGGTCGAGGCCGGCCGGCCGGTGGGCCTGGTCATGAGCCACGCCCTGGATCGCCAACTGGGCACCCAATACGGCCCGGCGCTCTACTTCGACCGCAGCGTCGATCTGCTCATGGATCGCCGGCCCCTGGTGGTCGACGGCTCGCAACCGGTGGAGGACGTGGCCAAGATGGCCATGAGCCGCGACCGCTTCAAGCTCTACGACCACATCATCGTCACCGAGAGCGGCCGCTGCCTGGGCCTGGTCAGCGTGCAGAAGATGCTCGACGCCCTGGCCCGCGTCCAGGTGGAAATGGCCAAGGGCGCCAGCCCCCTCACCGGCCTGCCCGGCGGCCTGACCCTGGAGCGCGAGATCGAAAACCACTGCAACGGCGACGATCCGGCCAGCTTCATCTACATCGACCTCGATCACTTCAAGGCCTACAACGACACCTACGGCTTCAAATCCGGCGACGCGATGTTGCGCCTGCTGGCCAAGATCGCCGCCTGGGCGGCCAAACGCCACGCCGGCAAGGGCCATTTCGTGGGCCATGTCGGCGGCGACGATTTCGTGGTCATCTGCCAGCCCCAGCGGGCCGAGCGGGTCTGCACGGCGGTGGTGCGCTGCTTTTCGCGGCTGGTCAAGGGCCTCTACAGCGCCGAACACGCCGCCCAGGGCTACGTGGAGGCCAAGGGCCGCGACGGCCGCATGAGCCGCTTCCCGCTGGTTTCGGTGTCGCTGGGCATTGTCGATTGCGTGGGCGCGTGCGATTTGCAGCAGATCGGCCAGCGCGCCGCCGAGACCAAGCGCTGGGCCAAATCGTTGCCCGGCAACGTCTGGGTGCGCGACCGGCGGCGGCCGGTCAGCGCCGCCTCGCCGGAGGGCCAGCCGGGCGTTTGCCCGCCCCGCTGA
- a CDS encoding DUF4177 domain-containing protein, translating into MSQKTIKWEYRTVWVDKLWTVLSDIGCAGHAAPQSEGFVEYLNRIGQDGWELVTILPGDKGHRAFLKRPV; encoded by the coding sequence GTGAGCCAAAAGACAATCAAATGGGAATACCGCACCGTGTGGGTCGACAAGCTCTGGACCGTCCTCAGCGACATCGGTTGCGCCGGCCACGCCGCGCCCCAGAGCGAGGGCTTCGTGGAATACCTCAACAGGATCGGCCAGGACGGCTGGGAGTTGGTGACGATCCTGCCCGGCGACAAGGGCCATCGGGCCTTTCTCAAGCGCCCCGTCTGA